The proteins below come from a single Zonotrichia leucophrys gambelii isolate GWCS_2022_RI chromosome 3, RI_Zleu_2.0, whole genome shotgun sequence genomic window:
- the CD24 gene encoding signal transducer CD24 encodes MGMGTALAVRLGLGLLLLALLLPTQIYCGPNGTSPTPSNNSSANSTSLSAVTNSLNNTTTHGHGNSLHSTTSLFFILSVSLLYFCC; translated from the exons ATGGGCATGGGGACGGCGCTGGCGGTGCGGCTCGgcctggggctcctgctccttgccctcctccttcccacGCAG ATCTACTGTGGTCCCAATGGAACAAGTCCAACACCTTCAAACAATTCTTCAGCAAATTCCACTTCTCTGTCAGCTGTCACAAATTCACTGAACAATACCACCACTCACGGACATGGAAATTCTCTTCACTCAACCACAAgtctttttttcattctctccGTTTCTCTTCTGTATTTTTGCTGTTAA